A window of Plasmodium malariae genome assembly, chromosome: 5 contains these coding sequences:
- the PmUG01_05017100 gene encoding conserved Plasmodium protein, unknown function — translation MEPENAEAIDDQNSNLNDDQNNEAQEAEIVLITTSLGGIKSSFFSSLRAQNLLNCKKLMYFVIDSNRDTSTAKNLKDGELFNKWKEDELLLSNEAGVILPQILVDGVSIGNDIALQNLEDEGNLDFLITRLKCPNCLSDKSNTDISCPSCKYDYVSLISEDLIKNNGVIRILQGELYNEEQIAQ, via the exons ATGGAGCCTGAAAACGCTGAAGCTATCGATGATCAAAATTCCAACCTGAATGATGACCAAAACAATGAAG CGCAAGAGGCGGAAATTGTATTAATAACAACTTCTCTTGGAGGAATAAAgtcatcatttttttcttctttgaGAGCAcaaaatttgttaaattgtaaaaaattaatgtattttgTAATAGACTCCAATAGGGACACAAGCACagcaaaaa ACTTAAAAGACGGAGAATTGTTTAATAAATGGAAAGAAGATGAATTACTGCTTTCTAACGAAGCTGGAGTAATTTTACCTCAAATATTAGTTGATGGTGTTTCGATAGGAAATGACATCGCATTACAAAATTTAGAAGATGAAGGAAATTTAGATTTCTTAATAACTAGATTAAAATGCCCCAATTGTTTAAGTGATAAATCTAACACTGACATAAGTTGTCCTAGTTGTAAATATGATTATGTAAGTTTAATTTCTGAAgacttaattaaaaataatggcgtaataagaatattacaaggagaattatataatgaagaaCAAATAGcacaataa
- the GAMA gene encoding GPI-anchored micronemal antigen, putative, with amino-acid sequence MKYNNFFFVVLTIALFNLVNTLIRNGNNNTQALIPDKNNSKNDNQNSMSNNNNNNENTCEIQNMAEEMMEKLLNEKDVFSSIMEALQSKLSDDSLCTQTKYTNICINEKDKVPLSFPCTSQKYEHLIHQFTYKKLCHSKIAFSNILLKSFIDKNNEENTFNNIIKNYNVLLSCIDNDLKDIYTSSIKLFSDLRSSIVDVTEKLWSKNITDVLKKREHLIAGIFCGLRNGSKSNLVSNSLSYENLGILKINSEELINEAFYAFSEYYYNFPLFTMQLLERGGLVERLVAIHEKLTNYRTRNILNKINERSKNEVLNNEDVLHNLSNYKHHSQKTNGSFVQSKEIKIISNVGPYNNANENANPSANASTNASTNTDANANTNANSNANTYVDANTNTNANKNDNLNANTNSNLNANTNSNLNANKNVNTNANTNANANTNTNANSNANSNANSNSNSNANSNANTTTNSDANTNANTNANTNANTNANTNANTATNLDANTTINSQGGLHANDPLNNPLYSTSSLKPKNVAQLIKDLIKNLDIVKFENNEPTNKIDEEGIKKLIGNSFLDLSDNIMLVRLLIKPQAAILFIIQSFVMMTPSPTRDAKTFCKKALVNGQLIDSTNLGVESEEENLINNFASKYNLIYEKIKLEELRELEQSKKTLKSSNSHLSALQVRNTENNKESNTESNTESNTESNTESNKQNNNQGMNFNNNFNLNNSAPLIAIVSDPLGEKADDIIKNNLDLSSLSSGVEQTFQTLNANSRSFTANVSYVVLLLFSFFLSYLIY; translated from the coding sequence atgaaatataataacttCTTCTTCGTAGTGCTAACAATTGCATTATTCAATCTTGTAAATACTCTAATAAGAAATGGAAACAATAATACGCAAGCTTTAATTCCTGATAAGAATAACAGTAAAAATGACAACCAAAATAGCATGtccaataataataacaataatgagAACACATGTGAGATCCAAAATATGGCAGAAGAAATGATGgagaaattattaaatgaaaaagatgtATTTTCCTCCATAATGGAAGCTCTACAAAGTAAATTAAGTGATGACTCTCTTTGCACACaaacaaaatatacaaacatttgtataaatgaaaaggataAAGTCCCTTTAAGCTTCCCATGCACTAGCCAGAAATATGAGCATTTAATTCAccaatttacatataaaaaattatgccaTTCTAAAATAGCTTTTAGTAATATATTGCTCAAATCATTCATCGATAAAAATAACgaagaaaatacatttaataacatcatcaaaaattataatgttttattaaGTTGTATTGATAATGatttaaaagatatttaCACCTCCTCTATTAAGCTGTTTTCTGATTTAAGATCTTCTATTGTGGATGTAACCGAAAAATTGTGgtctaaaaatattactgatgttttaaaaaaaagagaacatTTAATTGCAGGTATTTTTTGTGGATTGCGAAACGGAAGTAAATCAAACCTGGTGTCCAATAGTTTATCATATGAAAATTTGGggattttaaaaattaatagtgAAGAATTGATAAATGAAGCCTTTTATGCCTTCTCTGAatactattataattttccatTATTTACGATGCAATTATTAGAAAGGGGAGGGTTGGTAGAAAGATTAGTAGCTATACATGAAAAGTTAACCAATTATAGAACTAGAAACatattgaataaaataaatgagcgGTCAAAAAATGAAGTATTAAATAATGAGGATGTTCTTCACAATTTAAGTAATTATAAGCACCACAGCCAAAAAACTAATGGCTCTTTTGTCCAAtcgaaagaaataaaaatcattTCGAATGTAGGTCCCTATAATAATGCAAATGAAAATGCAAATCCAAGTGCAAATGCTAGTACAAATGCCAGTACAAATACCGATGCGAATGCTAACACGAATGCTAACTCAAACGCTAATACATATGTCGATGCGAATACCAACACGAATgctaataaaaatgataactTAAATGCTAACACAAATTCTAACTTAAATGCTAACACAAATTCTAACTTAAATGCCAACAAAAATGTCAACACAAACGCCAACACAAATGCTAACGCAAATACCAATACAAATGCTAACTCAAATGCTAACTCAAATGCTAACTCAAATTCTAACTCAAATGCTAACTCAAATGCCAACACAACTACCAACTCAGATGCCAACACAAATGCCAACACAAATGCCAACACAAATGCCAACACAAATGCCAATACAAATGCCAACACAGCTACCAACTTAGATGCAAACACAACGATAAACAGCCAAGGCGGCTTACATGCGAATGACCCATTAAATAACCCTTTATATTCAACAAGTTCATTAAAACCTAAAAATGTGGCACAATTAATAAAAGACTTAATAAAAAACTTAGACATTGTAAAgtttgaaaataatgaacCCACTAATAAAATAGATGAAGAAGGAATTAAAAAACTTATAGGTAATTCATTCCTTGATCTAAGTGACAATATTATGTTAGTTCGCTTGTTAATAAAACCACAGGCTGCAATCCTTTTCATAATTCAGTCGTTTGTTATGATGACTCCTTCACCCACAAGGGATGCAAAAACATTTTGTAAGAAAGCCTTAGTTAACGGACAATTAATTGATAGTACTAATTTAGGTGTAGAATCAGAAGAAGAGAACTTAATCAATAACTTCGCTAGTAAATACaatttaatttatgaaaaaattaaattagaaGAATTGAGAGAACTAGAACAAAGTAAGAAAACTTTAAAAAGTTCCAATTCCCATTTATCCGCATTACAAGTTCGAAACacagaaaataataaagaaagtAATACAGAGAGTAATACAGAAAGTAATACAGAGAGTAATACAGAAagtaataaacaaaataacaacCAAGGGATGAAttttaacaataattttaatctTAATAACAGTGCTCCGTTAATTGCTATAGTAAGCGACCCATTAGGGGAGAAAGCagatgatataataaaaaataatttagattTGTCTAGTTTGTCATCTGGTGTTGAACAAACTTTTCAAACTTTAAATGCAAATAGTAGAAGTTTTACTGCGAATGTTTCATATGTGGTCCTTCtcttattttccttttttttatcttacttaatttattaa
- the PmUG01_05017300 gene encoding conserved Plasmodium protein, unknown function: MKKKKIKKKKSEAKGDNVDSEVNCKKYGEEKNCLLELSDQYNTTMISNSIDNTLENNDIKKFSEKLKRDNMDKKEKHINEEYDQRKPFKKNFVEALNDSCISLKDNVGLRNQNGKGVYKNEDSSSISKDKNNDDNDSSHDNSRNYSTNWDEEYYEKTLQGENDMSDISTDEILSGLETESGIDDDDISGMLEDAKNRGGQELIYENLNNNELSALSEEIRKKEKILEEENKNIWNLKNRFSKIEKFTNLKKKKMKDLKKSIEDKTKIEEEENAMCKNIEMKNVFLNKENKKLKEEREKNNEKIIKTQNDLVKCDNDIEEIKKKLMCKENELNEWFEKINKVQKEEYEIEKFRLIKDKEIEKLSYNLEKLCLENVESEKNLNTLKTKNMKLNIELQATVNDNEDIKKEKKDLLKKWKCIVDAINNRDHTVMKFEEYFRKYLNKEQKLKQKYEHITKNIDAQKSKNDQLNHKIKETKMALNILRKEETNVNNTWAKVLIERDLLNKDYDHAKFNFKEKLEEKKNLENSLTELTKTWENLLESSEESKKELHKEELKNVEKNELIKSSEHILNEQKNKLNNLITEIKLLDEEKFRLSQVLQKSKNEYTTLESEVLGTHIKIKQMKNNIKKIEQELERQKEILYKFDFQIQVLTKKLNVVSGNSTFEKKKENQKKILTLEKELSKHEDIFNTLNNEIKRINVELKSINMHRCDLKDQNLDIIQECEKFQLEIKSLENTVNNENKEKENIMLIELNLKIELDKLKGKFAKHLDNLNILKDQKRENLKIAKLNEQDMNAHIESLRNIMKNINDEIHKLNIQVYDKKSKCNNLELKLNGIIAMNKEQDDENVINEESANKHIYYKIKIEEDIIKLKEELKKLDEQVDKENNEIQKFQKTLNDILQTNKTFSDNIKCIDPQYKLLFKKKKKLNKKLNEINEEITQIEKNINDYNKKVKVAENQLDNVLLESKSMEEQINTLKENSQKMEYTINDIFIKIERASNQLKNLIGTNKKLPIFETTKKDMDNKDDNKSENISLEKKIFKQIQMESLKEKISFLFECLNNCKDNEFVKEILNVVEEAQ; this comes from the coding sequence atgaaaaaaaaaaaaattaaaaagaaaaaaagtgaGGCAAAAGGTGATAATGTAGACAGTGAAGtgaattgtaaaaaatatgggGAAGAAAAAAACTGTCTCCTTGAGCTAAGTGATCAATATAATACGACAATGATTAGCAACAGTATTGACAATACGttagaaaataatgatatcaaaaaattttctgaaaaattaaaaagagataatatggataaaaaagaaaagcatATAAATGAGGAATATGATCAAAGGAAAccttttaaaaagaattttgttGAAGCGTTAAATGACTCATGTATCAGTTTGAAAGATAATGTAGGGTTAAGAAACCAGAACGGTAAGGGTGTCTACAAGAACGAAGATAGCAGCAGCATTAGTAAGGATAAAAACaatgatgataatgataGTAGTCATGATAATAGTCGCAATTATAGTACCAACTGGGATGAAGAATATTACGAAAAAACTCTGCAGGGAGAAAACGATATGAGCGACATTTCTACGGATGAGATTTTGAGCGGATTAGAAACTGAAAGCGGAattgatgatgatgatataAGTGGAATGTTGGAGGATGCAAAGAACAGGGGTGGTCAAGAACTTATTTACGAAAATTTGAATAACAATGAATTAAGTGCATTATCGGAAGagataagaaaaaaggaaaagatatTAGAAGAagagaacaaaaatatatggaacCTAAAAAATCGATTTAGTAAAATAGAGAAGTTTacaaatttaaagaaaaaaaagatgaaggatttaaaaaaaagtatagaGGATAAAACTAAGatagaagaagaagaaaatgcAATGTGTAAGAATAtcgaaatgaaaaatgtatttttaaataaagaaaataaaaagttaaaagaggagagagaaaaaaataatgaaaaaataattaagacTCAAAATGATTTGGTCAAATGTGATAATGAtatagaagaaataaaaaaaaagttaatgtGTAAAGAAAACGAATTAAATGAATggtttgaaaaaattaataaggtACAAAAGGAAGAATATGAGATCGAGAAGTTCCGACtaataaaagataaagaaatagaaaaattatcttACAATCTTGAAAAATTATGTCTAGAAAATGTTGAAAGTGAAAAGAACttaaatacattaaaaacaaaaaatatgaaattaaatattgAGTTACAAGCAACTGTTAACGATAATGAAGACataaagaaggaaaaaaaagatctgttgaaaaaatggaaatgcaTAGTAGATGCTATAAATAACAGAGATCATACTGTTATGAAGTTTGAGgaatattttagaaaatacCTTAACAAGGAACAAAAattgaaacaaaaatatgaacatattactaaaaatatagatgctcaaaaaagtaaaaacgaTCAATtaaatcataaaataaaagaaactAAAATggctttaaatatattaagaaaagaagaaacgAATGTAAATAACACTTGGGCAAAGGTTCTAATCGAAAGAGACTTGTTGAATAAAGATTATGATCATGCAAagtttaattttaaagaaaaattagaagaaaaaaaaaatttagaaaattcCCTTACGGAGTTGACAAAGACATGGGAAAACCTTTTGGAAAGTTCAGAGGAATCAAAAAAAGAACTCCAtaaagaagaattaaaaaatgtggaaaaaaatgaattaataaaatctagtgaacatatattaaatgaacaaaaaaataaattaaataatctAATAACCGAAATAAAGTTATTagatgaagaaaaatttCGCTTATCACAAGTGTTACAAAAGAGCAAGAATGAATATACTACTTTAGAATCAGAAGTTTTGGGaacacatataaaaataaaacaaatgaaaaataatataaagaaaatagaaCAAGAACTAGAAAGACagaaagaaattttatataaattcgATTTTCAAATACAAGTCTTAACAAAAAAGCTAAATGTAGTATCAGGTAATAGTAcgtttgaaaaaaaaaaagaaaaccaaaaaaaaattttgaccTTAGAAAAGGAACTGTCAAAACATgaagatatttttaatacacTCAACAAcgaaattaaaagaattaatgtagaattaaaaagtataaatatgcatCGATGTGATTTAAAAGATCAGAACTTAGACATTATACAAGAATGCGAAAAATTTCAGTTAGAAATTAAATCTTTAGAAAATACtgtaaataatgaaaataaagagaaGGAAAATATTATGCTTATAGAActgaatttaaaaatagaacTTGACAAATTAAAGGGAAAGTTCGCAAAACATTtagataatttaaatattttaaaagaccaaaaaagggaaaatttaaaaattgctAAATTAAATGAACAGGATATGAACGCTCATATAGAATCACTACGAAATATTATGAAGAATATTAATGatgaaatacataaattaaatattcaagtatatgataaaaaaagtaaatgcAATAACTTGGAACTAAAACTAAATGGTATAATTGCAATGAATAAAGAACAAGATGACGAAAACGTTATTAATGAAGAAAGTgcaaataaacatatttattataaaataaaaatagaagaagatataataaaactgAAGGAAGAATTAAAGAAATTAGACGAACAAGTAGacaaagaaaataatgaaatacaGAAATTTCAAAAGACATTAAATGATATTTTGCAAACTAACAAAACGTTTagtgataatataaaatgtatagaTCCTCAGtataaattactttttaaaaaaaaaaaaaaattaaataaaaaattaaatgaaattaatgaagaaataactcagatagagaaaaatattaacgactataataaaaaagtaaaagtagCAGAAAATCAACTAGACAATGTGCTACTAGAGAGTAAAAGCATGgaagaacaaataaataccTTAAAGGAAAATAGCCAAAAAATGGAGTATAcaattaatgatatattcataaaaattgaGAGAGCCTCCaatcaattaaaaaatctTATTGGAACTAACAAAAAATTACCCATATTTGAGACAACGAAGAAAGATATGGACAATAAGGATGATAATAAATCTGAAAATATTTcgttggaaaaaaaaatatttaaacaaataCAGATGGAGtcattaaaagaaaaaatatcttttctttttgaatGTCTCAACAATTGTAAGGACAATGAATTTGTTAAGGAAATACTTAACGTAGTAGAAGAAGCTCAGTAA